Below is a genomic region from Citrobacter telavivensis.
CACGTGGCCGATCGCTTCGGTTTCACGAATGTTGGTCAGGAACTGGTTACCCAGACCTTCACCTTTGGATGCGCCTTTAACCAGACCGGCAATATCAACAAATTCCATTGTGGTCGGCAGGATACGCTGCGGTTTGACGATCTCAGCCAACTGGTCCAGACGCGGGTCGGGCATCGGCACGACGCCGGTATTCGGCTCAATCGTACAGAATGGGAAGTTTGCCGCTTCAATACCGGCTTTGGTCAGCGCGTTGAACAGGGTGGATTTCCCGACGTTGGGCAAACCGACGATACCGCATTTGAATCCCATGATTTAAATCACCTTAATATCTTGATAATCAACCTGTTGCAGAGAACAGATTGTAGAAATGGAAATAACTCTGCCTATTATACACGGCGTACGGCAAAAATGCCGCACATCACTGCTTATTGCGCTTTAAAGGCGTGCAATCGGTTCGTTGCTTTGGTCAAACCTTCTTTGAACCACAACTCAGTGCAACGCGCCGCTTCGTCAATTGCATCGTCAATTAACTTCTGTTCAGAAACAGGCGGTTTGCCTAGCACAAAGCCGACAACTTTATTTTTGTCGCCCGGATGGCCGATTCCGACACGTAAGCGATGAAAGTTAGGGTTATTGCCGAGCTTGCTGATAATGTCTTTCAGCCCGTTGTGTCCTCCATGACCCCCACCGAGTTTAAACTTCGCCACGCCAGGCGGAAGATCCAGTTCATCGTGGGCCACTAAAATTTCATCAGGATTGATGCGATAAAAACTCGCCATCGCGCCGACCGCTTTGCCGCTCAGATTCATAAACGTGGTGGGAACTAACAAACGGACATCTTCACCTTCCAGACTGACTCTGGAGGTGTAGCCGAAGAATTTCGGCTCTTCGCGCAGGGGGGCGCGCAACCGCTCTGCCAGTAAATCGACGTACCATGCGCCCGCATTATGTCGGGTGGCTGCATATTCAGCGCCGGGGTTCGCCAGGCCGACAATCAGTTTAATCGTCACGTTTTCTATCCTGAGTGTTTCAATAACTGGCGCGTAGTTTACTGTCTGTCGTCCCGCTTGACAAAGAACCGTGTGACTTCACACGAAAACTGAATAATTGCCAACATTGATTATTGGAAAGTCAAGATGTTCAGGGGGTTATTTGTAAAGTTTTGTTGAATAATGGCTGGTAATTGTGATCGCAGGCGCACTACCAAAGCGGTGTGTTGTCTATACTTTACACATAAGGATTAGGGGTATTCCCTGAAGCAACCCAAAGGTTCCGGAGGTGACATATGAAACGCAAAAACGCTTCGTTACTCGGTAATGTTCTCATGGGTTTGGGGCTAGTGGTCATGGTGGGTGGCGTGGGTTATTCCATTTTAAACCAGTTGCCGCAATTTAACCTGCCACAATTTTTCGCTCATGGCGCAGTGCTCAGTATCTTCGTCGGTGCCATTCTGTGGCTGGCGGGTGCCCGCGTAGGGGGGCATGAGCAGGTCAGCGACCGTTACTGGTGGGTGCGCCACTACGATAAACGTTGCCGTCGTAACGATAATCGTCGTCACAGCTAACGCTTAGCTGCAAGATAATGACCAGCCAGCATGAGGCTGACTGGTCAGAGTGCGGTTTCTTTCTCGCGCTTAGTTTTGTGCGCGTCTTTTCATTCGTCGTAACATCCACAATAGCGCCAGTATCACGGTGAGATAGCCCATCACGTAAATTCCCTGATGTGTTCTCGTCTGCCGTTCAGGATCGGCTGCCCAAACCAGAAAGGCCGTCACATCCCGTGCGTACTGTTCTTCCGTTTGCGCGACATGCGCGTCTGTTTGCCATTCGATTTCGCCATCCGCCAGCGGCTTTGGCATGTTAATCACGCCACCCGGATAGTAGCGATTGGCTTTCATTTCCGGATCGTCGGGCAGGTAACCGGTTAAGAGTGCGAAGAGGTAATCCGCCCCTTGCTCAGAGTAGGGCATAAACGCGTCCAGCAGAAATTGCGGAAAGCCGCGATCGTACGTACGGGCGCGAACGATATAACTCAAATCCACGGGCAGGGCGCCGTTATTCAGATATCTCGCTTCCTGCTCATTCAGGTAAGGCGAAATAAAACTGTCATTCAGGGTGCCGTCCCGCTCGCCGGGCTGACCGTCATCCTGGATAGTCGGGAATACATAGCCGCTGGCAAGGCTTTTCGCCTCTTCTGTCGTCAGCTCCGGGCCACCGGGTTTCGTCAGTGTGCGAAACGTCAGGTATTTCATGCTGTGACAGGCCCGGCACTTCTCTTCATAGACCTGCAAACCGCGCCGCAGTTGCGCCTTATCATATTCACCGGCAAGGCCGCTGAAGCGCCAGTCCTGTCGTGTCGGTACGGCGTCTTGTGCAAATACCGACCCCATCACGCAGAATACCATCCACAGCATGCTGTATCTGAATAATTGTCTTATCATCTTCAGTCCTGCTTTTCCAGAAAACGCCGACAGGGCAGCACCAGTAAAAACCAGGCGAAATAGCCGAGTGTCGACAGCTGCGATGCCGCGCGGATCCAGCCCTCTTCATTACGAATGCCTTCCGTCAGATCGGGGCCAACCAGCGCTTTCGATCCCAACCATCCCAGAAAACAGAGGTTCAGCACCCATAGCCAGAAACCCCCTTTCACCCATTTGCTGTAGTGGCGAAAACGCGCGCGGGAGGTATCCAGCCAGGGGAGAATGTAGAAGATCAGTACCGCGCCGCACATGGCCGCCAGCCCGACGCGTTCATCTGGAAAACAGCGCAGAATGGAAAAGAACGGGAGAAAGTACCATTCCGGGGCGACAATTGCCGGAGTGACCGTGGGATCCGCCGGGATGAAGTTATCCGCGCTACTCAGATAATGCGGCGCGAAAAACAAAAACCAGGTGAACAGCATCAGAAACAGCGTGATTTTGATGGCATCAGAATCCGTGATTCGGTAATCAAAGAACAGACTGCGTGATGCCTTTTCGCTGAAGGTCCGTTTCATCGCGTGGGCAAATGCCGACTGTACCGTGCGGACGTGGAAAATCGTCATCACCACGACGGCAAAGGGAAGAATAAAGTGCAGAACGTAAAAGCGTCCCAGCGTGGGGGTTCCAGGCGCATAACCGCCCACCAGGAAGGTGTACAGTCCGTCTCCCACTACCGGAATGGCGCGGGCGAAACGGGTGATGACCGTCGCCGCCCAGTAACTTTTTTGCCCCCAAATCAGGCTGTAGCCGAGAAACGCGGTGATCATCAGCAGCACGTAAAGCGTGACGCTAATCATCCACATCGTCACATACGGTCTGCGGTAGACGTTGTAATACATGCCCCGGAAAATATGCAGATAGCAGGCGAAGAAAAACAGCGATGCACCGATGGCGTGCATATTGCGCAGCAGTTCTCCGTGGCTCACTGCGCGCATGATGTGAATGATGGAATCAAACGCCAGTTCTGCCGTTGGGACGTAAAACATCGCCAGCACGATGCCGGTCAGTATCTGTATCCCGAGCATTACCAACAGGATCGCGCCGATGGCGAATAGCCATACACCGGCGATGGAGCGTGGGAAAGGAATGCGCCAACGGATCATCTCACGCGTCCTTAGCGCCAATTCGCACGGTCAGGCCATCGGGGTGAAAGGCGTACTCGGGAACCGCCAGGTTGGCCGTTGCGGGCCCGCGCGTGACCCGTCCGGAAGTATCAAACTCCGAACCGTGGCACGGACAAACCCAGCCCTGTCCGCCGGGCCTGGCATTGGGTACGCAGCCGGCATGTGGGCAGTATCCCTGAACGACCAGCCACTGCGGATGGTCTGGCGTGACCCGTTCACTGTCCGACTGCGGATCGATAAGCACGCTGTGGTCGCCGGTACGGGCTGCGGCAATCTCTTCCGGCGTGCGGTGATGGATGAGGATTAACTTTCCCTGCCAGAGGCGTCTGACGGTTTGCCCGGCGGCGACACCCGCCAGTGAGACGTCTATCGGCTCATTTTCCCCGCGGGCCGTTTCGTCTGGGCCTAGTGCGGAAATCAGCGGCCAGACGGCGGCGGTCACCCCCGCCGCGGCAGCAAATTTTGTCAATTTACACAGGCAGTTGCGTCGTTGTTCCTGAATATCATCATCTGACGGTTTGTTCTCCACCACCACAGCGCTCTCCCTTACTGTTTATCAATGCGCGAATAGATCTCCTGGAAGCGCTTATCGGCGATCCCGGGGGCTTTAAACTCGCGGTAGGTGTCCGGCAGAGTGGCGTTGCCAACTTTGATCAGCATCACCATTCCTTGTGCATAGTGCGGGGTGCATTTAATGCCGTAGAATCCCGCGTCGTCATATTTCACCGCGATCTCCTCATCGATTTTGCCGATAAATCCCGGGTACCCCGCAGGAGACAGCTCAGCAATTGAGGCGGCATTGTGGCTTTTATGCTTACGGATAAACTTCACCGTGTCGCCGGGTTGAATCTCCAGATAGTCCGGCTCATAGACCATGGGTCCCGCTGAACCGCGATTCTTCATCAGCACTTCGTGAGTTTGCGAGAAAGCGGAGGCGGTGAGGGCCAGCAGACACAATGCGTTCAGGCTCTGTTTGACATATTTCATGGGGATCTTCCTTAAGTTCCTTCAGGCTTTTGATAACGAATAAAACAGCTAGCGCCGTGGGGATCGCGTTCGACGATGGCGTCAATACCAAACCAGGCGCGGAGATTGTCGCGGGTGAAAATGGCGCAGGGACGGCCCTGCATTTCCAGACGACCGGCGTTCAGCACGATGATGCGATCGCAGAACATGGCGGCATGATTGAGATCGTGGAGGGCGGCGACAACGGTCAGCTTTTCGCGTTTCACCAGACTGAGAAGGCCAATCTGATGCTGAATGTCGAGATGGTTAGTGGGTTCGTCCATCAGTAACAGTTGTGGCTGCTGCGCGAGGGCGCGGGCAATGTGCAGACGTTGCTTCTCGCCGCCGGAAAAGGTGTGCCAGCAGCGGTGGCGAAGATGCTGAAGATCGACTTTCTCCAGCATGGTCTGGACGATGTCGTCATCGTTTTCCGACCACGGATTCAGCAGGCTAAGCCACGGAGTGCGTCCCAGTGAGACGGCCTGCAGCGCGGTCAGGCGTTCACTGGTTTCCGCCTGCTGTTCAACCAGTGCAACCTGTTGGGCCAGTTGACGGCGCGAATAGTGGTGAAGCGACTTTTGTTGCAACAGGATGTGACCGGCTGAGGGTTTCAGCAGACCGGCCAGCAGCGAAATCAGCGATGTTTTACCGGATCCATTAGGGCCGATAATGCCGACAAACTCACCCGGCGCTACGCTGAGTGAGACATCATTGACAATCACTTTGCCTTTCACCTGCCAGTGCAGACGCTGCGCCTGAATGATGGCCTCACCAGCCGCAACGGGAGTCGGTACAGGATTAACGGTCATTTCGCCTGGTTTCCTCTGATCAGGATAATTGAAAACGCGGGCGCACCGACCAGCGCCGTGATAACGCCGATGGGCAGAACTTGTCCGGGGAGCAGCGTGCGAGAAATAACATCGGCGACGATCAGGAAAATCGCGCCGATCAGCGCGCTGACGGGCAGCAGCCGATGATGCTGATTGCCCACCAGCAGGCGGGCGGCGTGAGGGATCACCAGTCCCACAAAGCCAATGGCGCCGACGATGGAGACCATAATGGCCGTCATAGCGGTCACGGCGGCAATCAGCACGCCGCGGGTGCGTTTCACCGGAATACCCAGCGATGCTGCGGACTCTGCGCCAAAGGAGAAGGCATCCAGATGACGGGCATAGCAAAAGCATATCGCGACGCCAGCCAGCGCGGTGGGGACCGCCAGTATCACGTCCGGCCAGCGGACACCGCTCAGATTCCCGAGTAACCAGAACATAATGCCGCGCGCCTGTTCCGCGTTGGCGGAGCGGGTGATGATCAGTGAAGTCAGCGCATTGAACAGTTGTGAACTGGCGATACCGGCGAGAATGATTTGCGTGGTTATGCCACCACCTTGCCTGCCGCCCGCTGCGACGGCCAGCAGGGCTACAAACAGAAAGGCGGTCAGGGCGCCAATAAATGCGCCGAACGACATGCTTATCATGCCCGCGCCCAGTCCGGTCAGCGCAACCAGCACCGCCCCGGTAGACGCGCCGGCTGAAATGCCCAACAGATAGGGCTCGGCAAGTGCATTACGCAGTAATGACTGTAAAACCACGCCCGACACGGCCAGACAAGCGCCACAACTGGCAGAAACCAGTGCTCGGGTCAGGCGATAGTTCCAGACGATCCCGGCGTCCAGCGCATCAACCGGATAGTGAGTATCAAACAAACGGTTTGCCAGCGTGTTGAGCACGTGCTGCCAGGGAATAAACGTCTCGCCAATGGCGATCCCCGCCAGCAGGACACCGCACATCAGCACGCTAACCCAGAGGGCGTGACCGCAAACATTGACCGCTAACCGACTGACGGCGTGACGCGTCCTGCGTAAATCGCTCATAGTGACCTGCGTTTCGGAGTGCATAAAACGCGCCGGACCCGTCGGGGTCTGGCGCAAAACGAGGATTAATGCGCGGCCTGAGGATGCGCTAAGCCGTACTCAACCAGGGCATCCGCCAGCTTTTCAACACCGTCAATGGTTCTGATACCGGCATTCATGGTCTGCACGTCAATCACGGGTAAATGATTGGCTTTTACGGCGGGGATCAGTTGGGTGACCGGATCGGATTTCAGGTAATCCATTTTCACCTGCCAGTCATCGGCCGGGAAACGACGACGACTCATTTCCCCCAGCACAATCACCGACGGCTGGGCTTTCGCGATAGTTTCCCAACCGACAGTCGGCCACTCTTCGGCGGAATCAATGACGTTTTTGACGCCCAGCGTTTGCGCAATCCAGGCCGCAGGTCCCAATTTCCCGGCGACGTAAGGATCAAGTTGCAGGTCGGCGCTGGAGAACCAGAAGACGGCGGAGACGTTGCTGTCCATCCCGGCGATTTTGTTTTTCGCTGCCGCTTCGCGCGCTTTAAGGCTGGCAATCAGTTCGTCACCCTTATCCTGAACGTCGAAGATCGTCGCTAAGTCGGCGACTTCCTGATAGACCATCGCGATATCAAACATCCCTTTGCGAACGCCATCACCACCATCTTCGTTATCTTTCGCGCAGTCAGCCGGTGCGGTATAGACCGGGACCTTCAATTCGCTGAACTGTTCATAAGACGCCACGGTACCGGCGGGGCCGATTTGCCATTCGAACTGGCTGGCGACCAGATCCGGTTTTTTGGCAATGATGCCTTCGAAACTGGGGATGTTTTGCGCAATCACGGCAATCTTGTCATTTGCCGCTTTCCAGGCATCGGGAACCGGTCCAAACCACAGCGACGTTCCCACCACGCGGTCAGCCAGACCCAGTGCATACAGGATCTCTGTACTGTTTTGTCCCACGGTGGCAACACGTTTTGGTGCTGCGTTAAACGTGATATCCCGACCACAGTTTTTAATCGTCAATGGATATTCCGTTTTTGCAGCATGAGAAAGACCTGAGGTAAGAAACAGCGCGGCACCAGCAACAGCCAGAAGCGTTTTTTTATAAGGTAAAGAGGTAAAATTTGCGTGCATTATTATCATCCCGTTCATGCCAGAATCTGAACGTCTGGTCATGGATTATGTCGTTCCTTATATCGGGAGAGTTCATGACGATAGATGACATAACATCGTGAAATTTATGCATGACTTTATGCAAATAAAGAAAGTATGTGGTTCAGTCAGAAAACTGATTCACCTTTTCACAGTGACTTATGTCAAATAAATCATCCCATGGACCATCCCGTCCACTCAATGGAGCATAAATTTGACAGCAGGTCTCCTGACTCACGGTAATCAGAATATCGGCCTTCCCATAAAGATTCGCTTTACAGTGACCTGCAACAAAATATGCTGCACGAGGATATTCTGCATCCGCCTACAGTTGCGGGGGCAGTTATGGCATAAGATTAGAATAATCCGCACCATATTCCTATTCACTACAATGTTGGTGTAATGAAATGCTGTCGGAAAGGACTGTATCGGCATTTGTTAACAAGATCAATCACCGGGTGAAGAGAGGGCGTAATCGGATATATGAGTGTTTAATTCATATATTTCAAGTAGTTAACATTTTTGTGGATAATAAAATTCGGGATAGCGAAACGTAGTAATGAAAAGCTAAATGAGAATTGATTGACATTGATCAATTAATATTCTTAGTCATGCCAATTTATGTGATCTCTCCATATGCACTAATTGCCAGTGATCATGCATATCCATCACCACCTGAAAATTATTACGTTTCCAGAATGAATATCCGCCCGGTAAAAAATGGTGGGTATGCAAGTATAATAGGGTGTACTGGTGCTGCTCACAAAATGTTTCAGCAAAAGCGAGTAACTGACGGCCAATACCTTTTCTGCGATAGCGTTTGTCCACATAACAGCGACAAATTTCCGCCGTTTCATTCAAAATATAACGCCCGCGAAGTTCAGCTATTCGGTCGTCATATTGGCAGACGGCCAGGGTAGCAATGAGTTCATGCTTTTCGCTCCAGGCGCAAAGCAATAAATTCCGCTCCTGCTGAATATACTGCTGTTGCAGATGAAAAACATCCTGTCCGGCAGAAGGAACAGGTCTTCCAGCAGCAAAGAATTCATTCAAATGCTGGGTCAGAAATAACTGAACCGCCGGAATATCATCTCCGGTCATTTCACGTAAGGTAAAGGGAATCACGAACTGCCACTCTTATTCACAGGAACAGAAAACGGATAATAACAACTCAGGCGAGGAAAACCAGCGGGCAGAGTGGAAAATGTTACCGGCCCGTACAGGAACAGACCGGTAACCGCCAGAGATTACAAATCAGCCAGCGCCGCGTCGCGGTTCGGGAAGAACGTCAGGCGTCCCGGAATCGGCTTAATACCGGCGCGCGCCATCGTGCGCAGCGGCTGGAATTCCACGTTTGTCACGCGCAGTTCGCATCCTTCCGGCAATCTTTTCACAAAGCGCTGGAAGGCATCCAGGCCCCCGGCATCCAGCACGGGCACCGCATCCCACTTCAGCACGACTATGCGCTTGCCTTCAATGCGCGACTCCAGATCGGTGAACAATCCTTCAGCCGCGGCAAAGAACAGCGGGCCTATCACGCGCAGCACCAGCACATCCTCTGGCACCTCAACGTTCACCGCGGCCAGTCGCGTCATGCGCGCGATACGACGCATAAACAGTAACGAGGCCAGCACAATCCCGACGCTAATGGCAATGACCATGTCAAACAGCACCGTCAGCGACATACACATCATCATCACAATGATGTCGTCTTTGGGCGCGTGACGCAGTAAATCCACCACCTTGTGGGCTTCGCTCATGTTCCACGCCACCATCAGCAGCAGGGCCGCCATCGCCGACAGCGGTAGCCAGGAGAGCAGTGGCGCCAGCGCCAGCAGCGCCATGATCACCAGAAGCGCGTGGATCACAGCGGAAATCGGGGAGGTAGCGCCAGCGCGGACGTTCGCCGCCGAGCGGGCAATCGCCGCCGTTGCCGTAATCCCGCCGAAGAAGGGCGCGACGATGTTACCCAGCCCCTGACCGATCAGTTCACTGTTGGCCTTGTGTTTGGTACCGGTCATTCCGTCGAGCACCACGGCGCAGAGCAGAGACTCAATCGCCCCCAGCATCGCCATAGAAAACGCCGCCGGAAGCAGAGCGCGCAGGGAATCCCAGCTCAGGGTGAAATCAGAATCCGGCAGGTTCCACGGCAGCACCAGCTGCGGCAGCAGTTGGGGGATCCCATTGCCCTGTGAGCCGTCGGCCAGAATATAGTGGAACTGAGAACCAATGGTCGCAACATGTCCGCCCAGCAGGTTGACAATCCCCATGACGACGCAACCGGCGAGCAGGGCGGGCAGGTGACCTGGCAGGCGAATGCCCAGACGCGGCCAGAAAATCAGGGTACCCAGCGTGACCACGCCGATGGCGGCGTCACCCAGGTTGATGGTCGGCAGGGCCATAAACAGCGCGCCGACTTTCTGCAGATAGTGCTCCGGTACGTGGGCCATCTGCAGACCGAGGAAGTCTTTGATTTGCATGGTACCAATGGTGATACCAATCCCTGAAGTAAAACCTAAGGTCACTGAAACCGGGATGTACTCAATCAGGCGACCGAAGCGGGCCAGGCCAAAGAGGATCAGAAAAACCCCGGACATCAGCGTCGCCACCAGCAGGCCAGCAAGTCCAAACTGCT
It encodes:
- a CDS encoding aminoacyl-tRNA hydrolase yields the protein MTIKLIVGLANPGAEYAATRHNAGAWYVDLLAERLRAPLREEPKFFGYTSRVSLEGEDVRLLVPTTFMNLSGKAVGAMASFYRINPDEILVAHDELDLPPGVAKFKLGGGHGGHNGLKDIISKLGNNPNFHRLRVGIGHPGDKNKVVGFVLGKPPVSEQKLIDDAIDEAARCTELWFKEGLTKATNRLHAFKAQ
- the ychH gene encoding stress-induced protein YchH, with the translated sequence MKRKNASLLGNVLMGLGLVVMVGGVGYSILNQLPQFNLPQFFAHGAVLSIFVGAILWLAGARVGGHEQVSDRYWWVRHYDKRCRRNDNRRHS
- a CDS encoding cytochrome c1, with product MRQLFRYSMLWMVFCVMGSVFAQDAVPTRQDWRFSGLAGEYDKAQLRRGLQVYEEKCRACHSMKYLTFRTLTKPGGPELTTEEAKSLASGYVFPTIQDDGQPGERDGTLNDSFISPYLNEQEARYLNNGALPVDLSYIVRARTYDRGFPQFLLDAFMPYSEQGADYLFALLTGYLPDDPEMKANRYYPGGVINMPKPLADGEIEWQTDAHVAQTEEQYARDVTAFLVWAADPERQTRTHQGIYVMGYLTVILALLWMLRRMKRRAQN
- a CDS encoding cytochrome b produces the protein MIRWRIPFPRSIAGVWLFAIGAILLVMLGIQILTGIVLAMFYVPTAELAFDSIIHIMRAVSHGELLRNMHAIGASLFFFACYLHIFRGMYYNVYRRPYVTMWMISVTLYVLLMITAFLGYSLIWGQKSYWAATVITRFARAIPVVGDGLYTFLVGGYAPGTPTLGRFYVLHFILPFAVVVMTIFHVRTVQSAFAHAMKRTFSEKASRSLFFDYRITDSDAIKITLFLMLFTWFLFFAPHYLSSADNFIPADPTVTPAIVAPEWYFLPFFSILRCFPDERVGLAAMCGAVLIFYILPWLDTSRARFRHYSKWVKGGFWLWVLNLCFLGWLGSKALVGPDLTEGIRNEEGWIRAASQLSTLGYFAWFLLVLPCRRFLEKQD
- the petA gene encoding ubiquinol-cytochrome c reductase iron-sulfur subunit, with amino-acid sequence MVENKPSDDDIQEQRRNCLCKLTKFAAAAGVTAAVWPLISALGPDETARGENEPIDVSLAGVAAGQTVRRLWQGKLILIHHRTPEEIAAARTGDHSVLIDPQSDSERVTPDHPQWLVVQGYCPHAGCVPNARPGGQGWVCPCHGSEFDTSGRVTRGPATANLAVPEYAFHPDGLTVRIGAKDA
- a CDS encoding pseudoazurin, whose product is MKYVKQSLNALCLLALTASAFSQTHEVLMKNRGSAGPMVYEPDYLEIQPGDTVKFIRKHKSHNAASIAELSPAGYPGFIGKIDEEIAVKYDDAGFYGIKCTPHYAQGMVMLIKVGNATLPDTYREFKAPGIADKRFQEIYSRIDKQ
- a CDS encoding ATP-binding cassette domain-containing protein; this encodes MTVNPVPTPVAAGEAIIQAQRLHWQVKGKVIVNDVSLSVAPGEFVGIIGPNGSGKTSLISLLAGLLKPSAGHILLQQKSLHHYSRRQLAQQVALVEQQAETSERLTALQAVSLGRTPWLSLLNPWSENDDDIVQTMLEKVDLQHLRHRCWHTFSGGEKQRLHIARALAQQPQLLLMDEPTNHLDIQHQIGLLSLVKREKLTVVAALHDLNHAAMFCDRIIVLNAGRLEMQGRPCAIFTRDNLRAWFGIDAIVERDPHGASCFIRYQKPEGT
- a CDS encoding iron chelate uptake ABC transporter family permease subunit, whose translation is MSDLRRTRHAVSRLAVNVCGHALWVSVLMCGVLLAGIAIGETFIPWQHVLNTLANRLFDTHYPVDALDAGIVWNYRLTRALVSASCGACLAVSGVVLQSLLRNALAEPYLLGISAGASTGAVLVALTGLGAGMISMSFGAFIGALTAFLFVALLAVAAGGRQGGGITTQIILAGIASSQLFNALTSLIITRSANAEQARGIMFWLLGNLSGVRWPDVILAVPTALAGVAICFCYARHLDAFSFGAESAASLGIPVKRTRGVLIAAVTAMTAIMVSIVGAIGFVGLVIPHAARLLVGNQHHRLLPVSALIGAIFLIVADVISRTLLPGQVLPIGVITALVGAPAFSIILIRGNQAK
- a CDS encoding ABC transporter substrate-binding protein, which gives rise to MHANFTSLPYKKTLLAVAGAALFLTSGLSHAAKTEYPLTIKNCGRDITFNAAPKRVATVGQNSTEILYALGLADRVVGTSLWFGPVPDAWKAANDKIAVIAQNIPSFEGIIAKKPDLVASQFEWQIGPAGTVASYEQFSELKVPVYTAPADCAKDNEDGGDGVRKGMFDIAMVYQEVADLATIFDVQDKGDELIASLKAREAAAKNKIAGMDSNVSAVFWFSSADLQLDPYVAGKLGPAAWIAQTLGVKNVIDSAEEWPTVGWETIAKAQPSVIVLGEMSRRRFPADDWQVKMDYLKSDPVTQLIPAVKANHLPVIDVQTMNAGIRTIDGVEKLADALVEYGLAHPQAAH
- a CDS encoding GNAT family N-acetyltransferase, producing MTGDDIPAVQLFLTQHLNEFFAAGRPVPSAGQDVFHLQQQYIQQERNLLLCAWSEKHELIATLAVCQYDDRIAELRGRYILNETAEICRCYVDKRYRRKGIGRQLLAFAETFCEQHQYTLLYLHTHHFLPGGYSFWKRNNFQVVMDMHDHWQLVHMERSHKLA
- the dauA gene encoding C4-dicarboxylic acid transporter DauA, translated to MNRIFSSHVMPFRALIDACWKEKYTASRFSRDVIAGITVGIIAIPLAMALAIGSGVAPQYGLYTSAVAGIVIALTGGSRFSVSGPTAAFVVILYPVSQQFGLAGLLVATLMSGVFLILFGLARFGRLIEYIPVSVTLGFTSGIGITIGTMQIKDFLGLQMAHVPEHYLQKVGALFMALPTINLGDAAIGVVTLGTLIFWPRLGIRLPGHLPALLAGCVVMGIVNLLGGHVATIGSQFHYILADGSQGNGIPQLLPQLVLPWNLPDSDFTLSWDSLRALLPAAFSMAMLGAIESLLCAVVLDGMTGTKHKANSELIGQGLGNIVAPFFGGITATAAIARSAANVRAGATSPISAVIHALLVIMALLALAPLLSWLPLSAMAALLLMVAWNMSEAHKVVDLLRHAPKDDIIVMMMCMSLTVLFDMVIAISVGIVLASLLFMRRIARMTRLAAVNVEVPEDVLVLRVIGPLFFAAAEGLFTDLESRIEGKRIVVLKWDAVPVLDAGGLDAFQRFVKRLPEGCELRVTNVEFQPLRTMARAGIKPIPGRLTFFPNRDAALADL